A genomic segment from Leptolyngbyaceae cyanobacterium encodes:
- the hemW gene encoding radical SAM family heme chaperone HemW has translation MMKNPATTDNLPIQKPQITNFTIPTSAYIHIPFCRRRCYYCDFPISVVGDKIRGETSGTIEQYVEMLSQEIEITPNLGKPLQTVFFGGGTPSLLSVEQVNRLLARIEKKFGIATNAEISMEIDPGTFDLGRLKGYRNAGINRISVGVQAFQDELLKICGRSHTGSDIFAAVQLIHQVDFPEFSLDLISGLPNQTLSQWQTSLETAVALLTTHISVYDLTIEPMTPFGRQFKPGSQPLPTDETTVQMYKLAQKVLNNAGYQHYEISNYAQPGHQCRHNRVYWQNQSYYGFGMGAASYVGGRRFTRPRTRREYYEWVTSGAKIECEPVSSNDILLETLMLGLRLEEGLDLTVLIDNFGKEILHKIWRCLQPYYQQGLVKVVDINQFNWKGENRDRVPYQGKISLTDPEGFLVSNTILADLFEQLD, from the coding sequence ATGATGAAAAACCCAGCTACAACTGACAATTTACCAATACAAAAGCCACAGATTACAAATTTTACCATTCCCACATCAGCCTACATACACATCCCTTTTTGTCGAAGGCGGTGTTATTATTGCGACTTCCCTATTTCCGTAGTAGGAGATAAAATTCGCGGTGAGACATCTGGCACTATCGAGCAGTATGTAGAAATGCTCAGTCAGGAAATCGAAATTACTCCTAATTTGGGAAAACCCCTACAAACAGTTTTTTTTGGAGGCGGTACTCCTTCCCTGTTATCAGTAGAACAGGTAAATCGCTTATTAGCGCGAATAGAAAAAAAATTTGGCATTGCAACAAATGCGGAAATTTCAATGGAAATCGACCCGGGTACTTTTGATTTAGGGCGCTTAAAAGGATATCGAAATGCTGGAATCAATCGAATTAGCGTAGGAGTGCAAGCATTCCAGGATGAATTATTAAAAATTTGCGGACGTTCTCATACTGGATCGGATATTTTCGCCGCAGTACAATTAATTCATCAAGTAGATTTTCCAGAATTTAGTTTGGATTTAATTTCTGGATTACCAAATCAAACTTTATCACAATGGCAAACTTCCTTAGAGACAGCAGTTGCGCTTTTGACAACTCATATTTCCGTCTACGATTTAACCATTGAACCGATGACTCCTTTCGGTCGTCAATTTAAACCAGGTTCTCAACCTTTACCGACTGATGAAACAACCGTGCAAATGTACAAGTTAGCTCAAAAAGTGCTAAATAATGCAGGTTATCAACATTACGAAATTTCTAATTACGCCCAACCAGGTCATCAATGCCGTCATAATCGAGTTTATTGGCAAAATCAATCCTATTATGGTTTTGGTATGGGTGCGGCGAGTTACGTTGGCGGGCGGCGGTTTACTAGACCTCGCACTCGAAGGGAATATTATGAATGGGTAACATCGGGAGCTAAAATAGAGTGCGAGCCAGTGTCATCAAATGATATTTTGTTAGAAACTTTGATGTTAGGTCTGCGTTTAGAGGAAGGGTTAGATTTAACTGTTTTAATTGACAATTTCGGTAAAGAAATTTTGCATAAAATCTGGCGGTGTTTGCAACCTTATTATCAGCAAGGTCTAGTAAAAGTTGTCGATATCAACCAATTTAATTGGAAAGGAGAAAATCGCGATCGCGTACCTTACCAAGGAAAGATAAGTTTAACAGATCCGGAAGGATTTTTAGTTTCTAATACTATTTTGGCCGATTTATTCGAGCAACTAGATTGA
- a CDS encoding PIN/TRAM domain-containing protein, with the protein MLDAIIIILFIVATAGIGFGSIDLLPKTVLDQVTNLEGLRFVLAAFGAIIGGAIGLSVQTTYRRIERRFRELPIDVLLTRAVGLVIGLLVANLMLAPIFLLPIPSDFSFIKPLVAILGSIMLGFSGINLADIHGRSFLRLINPHSVETLLVAEGTLKPASTKVLDTSCIIDGRIEELLDTGFVEGQILVPQFVLRELQQVADASNDQKRVRGRRGLDILNRMKTSYSERIVIHSADYEDIPTVDAKLVHLAQEINGTLLTNDYNLSKVASLQKVPVLNINDLAHAVRPSYLPGDTIDLKILKEGKEPSQGIGYLDDGTLVVVEEGNRYVGSELRVVVTSALQTSAGRMIFARPQAAEGVKV; encoded by the coding sequence ATGCTTGACGCAATCATTATTATATTATTCATCGTAGCTACGGCGGGGATCGGCTTTGGTAGTATTGACTTGTTACCGAAGACGGTGTTAGACCAGGTAACTAATCTGGAAGGTTTGCGGTTCGTACTGGCGGCTTTTGGTGCGATTATTGGTGGAGCGATCGGCTTGAGCGTTCAAACTACCTATCGCCGTATAGAACGCCGATTTCGAGAATTGCCGATCGATGTCTTACTGACTCGTGCGGTGGGGCTGGTCATCGGCTTGTTGGTGGCCAACTTGATGTTAGCACCGATTTTCTTGCTGCCAATTCCGAGCGATTTTAGCTTCATCAAGCCATTGGTAGCCATTTTGGGCAGCATAATGTTAGGATTTTCCGGCATTAACCTGGCAGATATTCACGGACGCAGTTTTTTGCGGTTGATCAATCCTCACAGTGTAGAAACTCTGTTGGTAGCTGAAGGTACTCTTAAACCTGCTTCTACCAAGGTTTTGGATACCAGTTGCATCATTGACGGACGAATTGAAGAATTGCTGGATACTGGTTTCGTCGAGGGGCAAATTCTCGTTCCTCAGTTCGTTTTGCGGGAGTTACAGCAAGTGGCGGATGCTTCCAACGATCAAAAGCGGGTGCGGGGGCGTCGCGGCTTGGATATCCTGAATCGGATGAAGACTAGTTATTCGGAACGAATCGTGATTCACTCGGCTGATTACGAGGATATTCCGACCGTAGATGCGAAGTTAGTCCATTTAGCTCAGGAAATCAACGGTACGCTACTGACTAATGATTACAACTTGAGTAAGGTCGCTAGTTTGCAGAAAGTGCCGGTACTCAATATCAATGACTTGGCTCATGCGGTTCGTCCTTCTTATCTACCGGGCGATACCATTGATTTGAAAATTCTCAAGGAAGGAAAAGAGCCGAGTCAGGGAATTGGCTATCTTGATGACGGTACTTTGGTGGTGGTGGAAGAAGGCAACCGATATGTGGGCAGCGAATTACGAGTTGTTGTCACTTCTGCTTTACAAACTTCCGCTGGGAGGATGATTTTTGCCCGCCCCCAGGCCGCTGAAGGGGTGAAGGTATAG
- a CDS encoding VWA domain-containing protein, which yields MKVNLQPILNDKNIDANQPSSQRQLQVSISATPGELIENIPLNLCLILDRSGSMGGRPLETVKQAAGKLVEKLNPGDRLSVVAFDHRAKVLIPNQVINDPNSIKRQISQLRADGGTSIDEGLKLGIEEMAKGKKDTVSYAFLLTDGENEHGSNEKCLKLAHLAAGYNLTVNTLGFGSHWNQDILEQIADAGGGTLSYIERPDQAVEEFSRLFKRMQSVGLTNAYLLFDLLPKVRLAELKPVAQVSPDTIELPVQPENNRWVVRLGDLMTEQERVILANLYVGQMPEGMQTVVRLQVRYDDPAQGKEKLLSEVISVEANFQRNYQPNINPEVQNSILALAKYRQTQIAETKLQQGDRSGAATMLQTAAKTALQMGDKSAATVLQINATRLQSGEELSEADRKKTRIVSKTILQSDS from the coding sequence ATGAAAGTTAATTTGCAACCTATACTGAACGATAAAAACATAGATGCCAATCAACCCAGCAGTCAGCGACAACTACAGGTTTCCATTTCTGCTACTCCTGGGGAACTTATAGAAAACATCCCCCTCAACTTATGTTTGATTTTGGATCGCAGTGGCTCAATGGGGGGGCGACCGTTAGAAACGGTTAAACAAGCGGCTGGCAAATTAGTCGAAAAACTTAACCCAGGCGATCGTCTTTCCGTAGTAGCCTTCGATCACCGCGCCAAAGTCTTAATTCCCAATCAAGTTATTAACGATCCCAACAGCATTAAACGCCAAATCAGCCAGTTGAGGGCAGATGGTGGCACTTCGATCGATGAGGGACTCAAACTCGGCATCGAAGAAATGGCTAAAGGTAAAAAAGATACCGTTTCTTACGCCTTTTTGCTCACTGATGGGGAAAACGAACACGGCAGCAATGAAAAATGTCTCAAATTAGCTCATTTAGCTGCTGGGTATAATTTGACAGTAAATACTTTGGGGTTTGGCTCTCACTGGAACCAGGATATCTTAGAACAAATTGCCGATGCTGGGGGCGGTACTCTATCTTATATCGAACGTCCCGACCAAGCGGTAGAAGAATTTAGTCGCTTATTTAAAAGGATGCAATCAGTCGGATTGACTAACGCTTATCTTTTATTCGATTTATTGCCAAAAGTACGTTTAGCAGAACTTAAACCAGTCGCGCAAGTTTCCCCAGATACGATCGAACTACCAGTACAACCAGAAAACAATCGCTGGGTAGTGCGCTTAGGCGATTTGATGACCGAGCAAGAACGGGTAATTTTGGCTAACCTGTACGTAGGTCAAATGCCAGAAGGAATGCAGACAGTCGTCCGTCTCCAAGTTCGCTACGACGATCCGGCCCAAGGCAAAGAAAAGTTACTTTCCGAAGTAATTTCCGTCGAGGCAAACTTCCAGCGCAATTACCAACCAAATATTAACCCGGAAGTACAAAATTCGATTTTGGCTTTAGCAAAATATCGCCAAACTCAAATTGCCGAAACCAAATTGCAACAAGGCGATCGCTCTGGCGCTGCCACCATGCTGCAAACTGCCGCCAAAACCGCACTCCAAATGGGAGATAAAAGCGCCGCCACCGTATTGCAAATCAATGCCACCCGTCTCCAATCAGGGGAAGAACTCTCAGAAGCCGATCGCAAAAAAACTCGCATTGTCTCCAAAACTATTTTGCAAAGCGACTCATAA
- a CDS encoding ATP-dependent Clp protease proteolytic subunit, whose translation MQAPYYGDAAYRTPPPDLPSLMLKERIVYLGLPLFSSDEIKAQVGVDVTELIIAQLLYLQYEDPDKPIKIYINSTGTAWYGGDAIGFETEAFAICDTLNYIKPPVHTICLGQAMGTAAMILAAGTKGCRASLPNATIVLHQARTRARGQATDIQIQAKEVLANKQAIVDIFAKNTGQPPERIAKDMDRMFYMTPEQAKEYGIIDRVLESAKDLPQPIPSLHS comes from the coding sequence GTGCAAGCTCCGTACTACGGAGATGCTGCTTACCGAACACCACCGCCAGATTTACCATCCTTAATGTTAAAAGAACGGATCGTTTATCTGGGATTACCTCTATTTTCCTCCGACGAGATCAAAGCTCAAGTAGGTGTAGACGTAACTGAACTAATTATTGCCCAACTGCTGTATCTGCAATACGAAGACCCGGACAAACCGATCAAGATTTACATTAATTCTACCGGGACTGCTTGGTATGGCGGAGATGCGATCGGCTTTGAAACAGAAGCGTTTGCCATCTGCGACACCCTCAATTACATTAAGCCACCAGTGCATACCATCTGTCTGGGTCAGGCAATGGGTACGGCAGCAATGATTTTAGCAGCAGGCACCAAAGGGTGCAGGGCTAGCTTACCTAACGCTACGATCGTCCTACACCAAGCTCGCACGCGTGCACGCGGTCAAGCGACAGACATCCAGATTCAGGCTAAAGAAGTTTTGGCGAACAAACAGGCGATCGTTGACATTTTTGCCAAAAATACAGGTCAACCGCCCGAAAGAATCGCCAAAGATATGGATCGGATGTTCTACATGACTCCGGAACAAGCCAAAGAATATGGCATTATCGATCGAGTTTTGGAAAGTGCCAAAGACCTTCCTCAACCAATCCCATCCCTTCACAGTTAA
- a CDS encoding ATP-dependent Clp protease proteolytic subunit, translated as MPIGIPRVPYRFPGEPFTQWINIYERLSLERIIFLSGEVSDGMANSIIARLLYMDSEDQNKDIYIYINSPGGSVTAGLAIYDTMQHVKSNIVTICVGLAASMGSFLLMAGTKGKRLALPHSRIMIHQPSGGTRGQATDIEIEAREILRIRRQLNQIYADRTGQSLEKIEKDMDRDFFMSADEAREYGLIDKVIEDRSSEIKVPVTV; from the coding sequence ATGCCAATTGGTATTCCTAGAGTCCCGTATCGCTTCCCTGGTGAACCTTTTACCCAGTGGATTAATATTTACGAACGTCTTTCCTTAGAAAGGATTATCTTCCTTAGCGGTGAAGTCAGCGATGGGATGGCAAATTCCATCATTGCTAGGCTGCTTTACATGGACTCGGAGGATCAAAACAAAGATATCTATATCTATATCAATTCTCCCGGTGGTTCCGTAACGGCAGGTTTAGCAATTTACGACACCATGCAGCACGTCAAATCGAATATTGTAACGATTTGCGTAGGTTTGGCCGCATCAATGGGGTCTTTCTTGCTGATGGCAGGTACTAAAGGTAAACGCTTAGCCCTACCTCACTCTCGAATCATGATCCACCAACCCTCCGGCGGTACGAGAGGACAAGCTACCGATATTGAGATTGAAGCTAGAGAAATCCTGCGAATTCGTCGCCAACTGAACCAAATCTATGCAGATAGAACCGGTCAGTCTCTAGAAAAAATCGAAAAAGACATGGATAGGGACTTTTTCATGTCTGCTGACGAAGCAAGGGAATATGGTTTGATTGACAAGGTAATTGAGGATCGTTCCTCAGAAATAAAAGTTCCAGTTACCGTGTAA
- a CDS encoding J domain-containing protein yields MNLADCYRLLGLNSGAKLAEVKAAYRRLARRYHPDVNPTDKEAKEKFIAITEAYQFLLSVVKEEEVSQKWNQAETPPKQEPPAPKASSPPPETKVTRKAKPTPPEPQLSEEEKKLKWQSYDQLQLLLKTQRYPRAIALVEGLAQRLPQDPEVRQWQAIAYQRWGRQLISEGELEKARVYLKKALKTDPHNRSLWFEVERDFRRIEQVY; encoded by the coding sequence ATGAATCTGGCGGATTGCTATCGATTACTGGGATTGAATTCGGGAGCTAAATTGGCAGAGGTAAAAGCTGCTTATCGTCGTTTGGCGCGACGTTATCATCCCGACGTGAACCCGACTGATAAAGAAGCGAAAGAAAAGTTTATAGCGATTACCGAGGCTTACCAGTTTCTCTTGAGCGTTGTCAAGGAAGAAGAAGTTTCTCAAAAGTGGAATCAAGCTGAGACGCCGCCTAAACAAGAACCACCAGCACCGAAAGCGTCCTCCCCGCCACCAGAAACCAAGGTAACTCGCAAAGCCAAACCTACGCCGCCAGAGCCTCAGTTATCGGAAGAGGAAAAAAAGCTGAAGTGGCAATCTTACGATCAATTGCAGTTATTGCTAAAGACTCAGAGGTATCCGCGCGCGATCGCACTAGTAGAAGGTTTAGCACAACGACTGCCCCAAGATCCAGAAGTACGCCAATGGCAAGCAATTGCATATCAACGCTGGGGTCGCCAACTCATCAGTGAGGGAGAATTAGAAAAAGCCAGAGTTTACCTCAAAAAAGCCTTGAAAACTGACCCCCACAATCGTTCCCTCTGGTTTGAGGTAGAACGTGATTTCCGCCGTATCGAACAGGTTTATTGA
- a CDS encoding C39 family peptidase, which translates to MKLRVIRDTVFKQAPVQASDLPENEKVEVEAGKVFEVHSYKEISNHIRVAIDNAFLKGRNTWVAYQPHIEIIGDDGVKLIGKFTKNDRLPKQVRLPIPYFSQLNNRYSPHGTCNVTCVAMCLYYYGVRPARRNKQLEDELFELVERKGWDRHVHDHLRRVFLDYDIYDSFKTDATWDEVKIHLANGNPVIYSGQFTRSGHIIVLRGYNEQGFFVNDPYGEYFDSGYRRDLTGENLLYSYSLVNAKSYGGANTWAHFPERKD; encoded by the coding sequence ATGAAATTAAGAGTGATTAGAGATACTGTATTCAAGCAAGCACCCGTTCAAGCATCTGACCTACCAGAAAATGAAAAAGTAGAAGTAGAAGCTGGTAAAGTATTTGAAGTTCACTCTTATAAAGAAATCAGCAATCACATAAGAGTTGCTATAGATAATGCTTTCCTGAAAGGTAGAAATACTTGGGTGGCTTATCAGCCGCATATCGAGATTATTGGCGATGATGGAGTAAAGCTAATCGGTAAATTTACTAAAAACGATCGCCTTCCCAAGCAAGTACGTTTACCTATTCCTTACTTCAGCCAATTGAATAATAGATATTCTCCACATGGTACTTGTAATGTTACTTGCGTTGCTATGTGCTTGTATTACTATGGGGTGAGACCAGCTAGGCGAAATAAGCAGTTAGAAGATGAGCTTTTTGAGCTAGTGGAAAGGAAAGGATGGGATCGTCACGTTCACGATCACTTGCGGCGAGTTTTCCTTGATTACGATATCTATGATTCGTTCAAAACTGATGCTACTTGGGATGAAGTAAAGATTCATTTAGCGAATGGGAATCCAGTTATTTATTCCGGTCAATTCACGAGATCGGGGCATATTATTGTTTTGCGCGGTTATAATGAGCAAGGATTTTTTGTTAATGACCCTTATGGAGAGTATTTCGATTCGGGTTATCGCAGGGATTTAACGGGAGAAAATTTACTTTATTCTTATAGCTTGGTGAATGCTAAGAGTTATGGCGGTGCGAATACTTGGGCGCATTTCCCTGAAAGAAAGGACTGA
- a CDS encoding CAP domain-containing protein, producing the protein MVKRSQVIFVMVAIGFSLGVATISTGLTKTALPSATSKKEKIYNYPISLVKSLNKTVILATHNQYRREIGIASLQWSENLANSAQTWANHLASINSMRHSSTRYGENLWSGTPNAYSQIEMVNAWGEQKKYFIPNRPVPHTCQGGWHRCGHYTQIIWKNTTQVGCGLARGRQRDYLVCQYNPPGNFVGQKPF; encoded by the coding sequence ATGGTGAAACGCTCTCAAGTAATTTTTGTGATGGTAGCAATTGGATTTAGTTTAGGCGTGGCTACTATCAGTACTGGCTTAACCAAAACTGCATTACCATCAGCCACCAGCAAAAAAGAAAAGATTTATAATTACCCAATTTCATTAGTCAAAAGCCTAAACAAAACAGTAATTTTAGCAACTCATAATCAATATCGTCGCGAAATCGGTATAGCATCTCTCCAATGGTCGGAAAATTTAGCTAACTCCGCTCAAACTTGGGCAAATCACCTGGCATCCATCAACTCGATGCGACATAGTTCTACCAGATATGGAGAAAATCTTTGGTCAGGTACACCCAATGCTTATTCCCAAATAGAAATGGTGAATGCTTGGGGAGAACAAAAAAAATATTTCATTCCTAACCGACCCGTTCCTCATACTTGCCAAGGCGGTTGGCATAGATGCGGTCACTACACCCAAATCATCTGGAAAAATACTACTCAAGTTGGTTGCGGTTTAGCGAGAGGCCGTCAGAGAGATTATTTGGTTTGCCAATACAATCCACCGGGTAATTTTGTTGGTCAAAAACCTTTTTAG